In the genome of Halostella limicola, one region contains:
- a CDS encoding DNA replication complex subunit Gins51, which produces MNLDELRSVQNKERQKDSLQHLRDSFYEDVGQYVADLKAQRDRAAEEADDPFSNPEVGRLTDEIETAEEVVEAVYERRMGKIVKRASLAAAGMPSDEEGLTTEEKELFADIVDRIEANKGRVLDVLAGDGDAASGGGTDDAAPPTDPSAADDGGVNAADLMGDGADAASDPDPAPPDPTSDAGSDVPDPVAEAERQRAAADDGADATGAETTDSASDDPVSAGAEPPTDGVPTDPDAPSEAPPVSDTASNVADPDSSDGPAPTGRDPAADETVADGEWDGGDAPGGSAAGGGSGVAPETDRATVRITQDVGQILGVDEREYDLTAEDVVTLPEQNVEPLVQRDAAERLD; this is translated from the coding sequence ATGAACTTAGACGAACTGCGGTCTGTCCAGAACAAGGAACGCCAGAAGGACAGCCTGCAGCATCTCCGCGACTCGTTCTACGAGGACGTGGGGCAGTACGTCGCCGACCTCAAGGCCCAGCGCGACCGCGCGGCCGAGGAGGCCGACGACCCGTTCTCGAACCCCGAGGTCGGTCGCCTCACCGACGAGATCGAGACGGCCGAGGAGGTCGTCGAGGCGGTGTACGAGCGCCGAATGGGCAAGATCGTCAAACGCGCCAGCCTCGCGGCCGCCGGGATGCCGTCCGACGAGGAGGGCCTGACGACCGAGGAGAAGGAGCTGTTCGCGGACATCGTCGACCGCATCGAGGCGAACAAGGGCCGCGTCCTCGACGTCCTGGCCGGCGACGGGGATGCGGCGTCCGGCGGCGGTACCGACGACGCCGCACCCCCAACCGACCCCTCTGCGGCGGACGACGGCGGCGTCAATGCCGCGGACCTGATGGGCGACGGGGCGGACGCGGCGAGCGATCCCGACCCGGCACCGCCGGACCCGACGTCGGACGCCGGGAGCGACGTGCCGGACCCCGTCGCCGAGGCGGAGCGCCAGCGCGCCGCGGCGGACGACGGGGCGGACGCGACCGGCGCGGAAACGACCGACTCGGCCTCGGACGATCCTGTCTCGGCTGGTGCCGAACCGCCGACGGACGGCGTGCCGACCGACCCTGACGCACCGTCCGAGGCGCCGCCGGTCTCGGATACGGCGTCCAACGTTGCCGACCCCGACAGTTCCGACGGCCCCGCGCCGACGGGACGCGATCCCGCGGCCGACGAGACGGTTGCGGACGGCGAGTGGGACGGCGGCGACGCACCCGGCGGATCGGCGGCCGGCGGCGGATCAGGCGTCGCACCGGAGACCGATCGGGCCACCGTCCGGATCACGCAGGACGTCGGCCAGATCCTCGGCGTCGACGAGCGGGAGTACGACCTCACCGCCGAGGACGTGGTCACGCTCCCCGAGCAGAACGTGGAACCGCTCGTCCAGCGCGACGCCGCCGAGCGCCTCGACTGA
- the bcp gene encoding thioredoxin-dependent thiol peroxidase, giving the protein MLDEGEPAPEFELPDQNGDLVSLSDFRGRRVVLYFYPRANTDGCTKQACSFRDNWAAFEDRDVAVLGVSDDDVDDLKEFEEDHDLPHTLLSDEYGEVSTLYESYGEKRMFGNTFDGVFRNTYVIGPDGTVERAYEGVSPEDHAEDVLADLDVAAAPSDD; this is encoded by the coding sequence ATGCTCGACGAAGGCGAACCCGCCCCCGAGTTCGAACTCCCCGACCAGAACGGCGACCTCGTCTCGCTCTCCGACTTCCGCGGCCGACGCGTCGTGCTGTACTTCTACCCGCGCGCCAACACCGACGGGTGTACGAAACAGGCCTGTAGCTTCCGCGACAACTGGGCCGCGTTCGAGGACCGCGACGTCGCCGTCCTCGGCGTCAGCGACGACGACGTCGACGACCTGAAGGAGTTCGAGGAGGACCACGACCTCCCGCACACGCTGCTGTCGGACGAGTACGGCGAGGTGTCGACGCTGTACGAGTCCTACGGCGAGAAGCGGATGTTCGGCAACACGTTCGACGGCGTGTTCCGGAACACGTACGTCATCGGCCCGGACGGCACCGTCGAGCGCGCCTATGAGGGCGTCTCGCCCGAGGACCACGCCGAAGACGTCCTCGCGGACCTGGACGTGGCGGCGGCTCCCAGCGACGACTAG
- a CDS encoding SHOCT domain-containing protein has product MSSTSTDALLKAIGAVVAALVLLSVVGTIVSVVMGVVATVVSLVLSLIVLGVIAWAVLGLISFFTEDSGSSTGYRGEPWDDTVSRTGGWRDHLPGRTDSTASGRADPADRLRERYVAGDIDEAEFERRMDRLLERDSADSAGRNVGSGRSRSRDRNWER; this is encoded by the coding sequence ATGAGCAGCACGAGCACAGACGCCCTCCTGAAAGCTATCGGCGCGGTCGTGGCCGCGCTGGTCCTCCTGAGCGTCGTGGGGACCATCGTCTCCGTCGTGATGGGGGTGGTCGCGACGGTCGTCTCGCTGGTCCTGTCGCTGATCGTCCTCGGGGTCATCGCGTGGGCCGTCCTCGGCCTGATCTCCTTTTTCACCGAGGACTCCGGGTCGTCGACCGGATACCGCGGGGAGCCGTGGGACGACACGGTGAGCCGGACTGGGGGATGGCGCGACCACCTCCCCGGCAGGACGGACTCGACCGCGTCCGGCCGCGCCGACCCGGCGGACCGGCTCCGCGAGCGCTACGTCGCGGGCGACATCGACGAGGCCGAGTTCGAGCGCCGGATGGACCGGCTGCTGGAGCGGGATTCCGCCGACAGCGCTGGTCGAAACGTCGGCTCCGGCCGGTCCCGGAGCCGCGACCGGAACTGGGAGCGATAG
- a CDS encoding CDC48 family AAA ATPase has translation MKLTVKPLKQKDAGRGLAAIDRGTMQELDLENGDYILIGAGEDRAVARVWPGYPEDEGKGIVRIDGRLRQEANVGIDDRVNVEKADVNPATSVTVALPQNLRIRGNIGPLVRDKLSGQAVTEGQTVPFPLSFGPMSSSGQSVPLKIASTEPSGTVVITDSTDIQISEKPAEQITGAEAGAGGGDTPNVTYEDIGGLDDELEQVREMIELPMRHPELFQQLGIEPPKGVLLHGPPGTGKTLMAKAVANEIDAYFDTISGPEIMSKYYGESEEQLREVFEEAEENAPAIIFIDELDSIAPKREEAGGDVERRVVAQLLSLMDGLDERGEIIVIGATNRVDAIDPALRRGGRFDREIEIGVPDKEGRREILQVHTRGMPLVDDIDLEQYAENTHGFVGADLESLTKEAAMNALRRIRPELDLESEEIDADVLDKLQVTQEDLKEALKGIEPSALREVFVEVPDVTWDQVGGLEDTKERLRETVQWPLDYPEVFEQMDMEAAKGVLMYGPPGTGKTLMAKAVANESQSNFISIKGPELLNKFVGESEKGVRDVFSKARENAPTVVFFDEIDSIAGERGRGSGGGSEVSERVVSQLLTELDGLEELEDVVVIATTNRPDLIDNALLRPGRLDRHVHVPVPDEEGREKIFEVHTRNKPLADDVELEWLAGETEGFVGADIEALVREASMAASREFINSVDPDEIGESVGNVRVSREHFEQALDDVTPSVTEEIREQYEEIEEQFDQTEVEPEENVSRTFQ, from the coding sequence ATGAAACTCACTGTCAAACCACTCAAGCAGAAGGACGCGGGGCGGGGACTGGCGGCGATAGACCGAGGAACGATGCAGGAACTCGACCTCGAAAACGGGGACTACATCCTCATCGGTGCCGGCGAGGACCGCGCGGTCGCGCGCGTCTGGCCGGGCTACCCCGAGGACGAGGGCAAGGGCATCGTCCGAATCGACGGGCGCCTCCGGCAGGAGGCGAACGTCGGCATCGACGACCGCGTGAACGTCGAGAAGGCGGACGTGAACCCGGCGACCAGCGTGACGGTCGCGCTCCCCCAGAACCTCCGCATCCGGGGCAACATCGGACCGCTCGTCCGGGACAAGCTCTCCGGACAGGCCGTCACCGAGGGCCAGACGGTGCCGTTCCCCCTCTCGTTCGGCCCCATGTCCAGTAGCGGGCAGTCCGTCCCGCTGAAGATCGCGTCGACCGAGCCCAGCGGCACGGTCGTCATCACCGACTCGACCGACATCCAGATCAGCGAGAAGCCTGCCGAGCAGATCACCGGCGCGGAGGCGGGCGCCGGCGGCGGCGACACTCCCAACGTCACCTACGAGGACATCGGCGGCCTCGACGACGAACTGGAGCAGGTCCGCGAGATGATCGAGCTGCCGATGCGCCACCCCGAGCTGTTCCAGCAGCTCGGCATCGAGCCGCCGAAAGGCGTCCTCCTGCACGGCCCGCCCGGCACGGGGAAGACGCTCATGGCCAAGGCCGTCGCCAACGAGATCGACGCCTACTTCGACACCATCTCCGGCCCGGAGATCATGTCGAAGTACTACGGCGAGAGCGAGGAGCAGCTCCGCGAGGTGTTCGAGGAGGCCGAGGAGAACGCCCCCGCGATCATCTTCATCGACGAGCTCGACTCCATCGCACCCAAGCGCGAGGAGGCCGGCGGCGACGTCGAACGCCGCGTCGTGGCGCAGCTGCTCAGCCTGATGGACGGCCTCGACGAGCGCGGCGAGATCATCGTCATCGGCGCGACGAACCGCGTCGACGCCATCGACCCGGCGCTCCGCCGCGGCGGTCGCTTCGACCGCGAGATCGAGATCGGCGTGCCCGACAAGGAGGGCCGCCGGGAGATCCTGCAGGTCCACACCCGCGGGATGCCCCTGGTCGACGACATCGACCTGGAGCAGTACGCCGAGAACACCCACGGCTTCGTCGGCGCGGACCTGGAGTCCCTGACGAAGGAAGCGGCGATGAACGCGCTCCGGCGCATCCGGCCGGAACTCGACCTGGAGTCCGAGGAGATCGACGCCGACGTCCTCGACAAGCTGCAGGTCACCCAGGAGGACCTGAAGGAGGCGCTGAAGGGGATCGAGCCCTCCGCACTCCGGGAAGTGTTCGTCGAGGTCCCCGACGTCACGTGGGACCAGGTTGGCGGACTGGAGGACACCAAGGAGCGCCTCCGCGAGACCGTCCAGTGGCCGCTCGACTACCCCGAGGTGTTCGAGCAGATGGACATGGAGGCCGCCAAGGGCGTGCTGATGTACGGCCCGCCCGGCACCGGGAAGACGCTCATGGCCAAGGCCGTCGCCAACGAGAGCCAGAGCAACTTCATCTCCATCAAGGGGCCCGAGCTGCTCAACAAGTTCGTCGGGGAGTCCGAGAAGGGCGTCCGCGACGTGTTCAGCAAGGCCCGCGAGAACGCCCCGACGGTGGTGTTCTTCGACGAGATCGACTCCATCGCCGGCGAACGCGGCCGCGGCTCCGGCGGCGGCAGCGAGGTCAGCGAGCGCGTCGTCTCGCAGCTACTGACCGAACTCGACGGCCTCGAAGAGCTGGAGGACGTCGTCGTCATCGCGACGACCAACCGCCCGGACCTCATCGACAACGCCCTGCTCCGGCCGGGCCGCCTGGACCGTCACGTCCACGTGCCCGTCCCCGACGAGGAGGGCCGCGAGAAGATCTTCGAGGTCCACACCCGGAACAAGCCGCTGGCCGACGACGTCGAGCTCGAGTGGCTGGCCGGCGAGACCGAGGGCTTCGTCGGCGCCGACATCGAGGCGCTCGTCCGCGAGGCCTCGATGGCCGCGTCCCGCGAGTTCATCAACTCGGTCGACCCCGACGAGATCGGCGAGAGCGTCGGGAACGTCCGCGTCAGCCGCGAGCACTTCGAGCAGGCGCTCGACGATGTGACCCCCAGCGTCACCGAGGAGATCCGCGAGCAGTACGAGGAGATCGAGGAGCAGTTCGACCAGACGGAGGTCGAACCCGAAGAGAACGTCAGCCGGACGTTCCAGTAG